A genome region from Eretmochelys imbricata isolate rEreImb1 chromosome 8, rEreImb1.hap1, whole genome shotgun sequence includes the following:
- the UBLCP1 gene encoding ubiquitin-like domain-containing CTD phosphatase 1 codes for MSLSLIIKWGGQEYSITSLSEDDTVLDLKQSLKGLTGVLPERQKLLGLKMKGKPADNDVKLGALKLKPNTKIMMMGTREESLEDVLGPPPDNDDVVNDFDIEEEVVEVENREENLLKISRRVKEYKVEILNPPREGKKLLVLDVDYTLFDHRSCAETGVELMRPYLHEFLTSAYEDYDIVIWSATNMKWIEAKMKELGVSTNANYKITFMLDSAAMITVHTPRRGLIDVKPLGVIWGKFSEFYNKKNTIMFDDIGRNFLMNPQNGLKIRPFMKAHLNRDKDKELLKLTQYLKEIAKLDDFLELNHKHWERYLSKKQGQ; via the exons atgtctctctctctcataataAAATGGGGTGGACAGGAATATTCTATAACCTCATTATCAGAAGATGATACAGTGTTAGATCTTAAACAATCTCTCAAAGGCCTTACAGGAGTTCTACCAGAGCGCCAAAAGCTGCTTGGACTTAAAATGAAAG GCAAACCTGCAGACAATGATGTTAAGCTCGGAGCTCTCAAACTGAAACCAAATACTAAAATCATGATGATGGGAACTCGTGAAGAGAGTTtg GAGGATGTCCTTGGACCACCCCCTGACAATGATGATGTAGTCAATGACTTTGATATTGAAGAAGAAGTTGTTGAAGTAGAAAATAG GGAAGAAAACCTACTAAAAATTTCCCGCAGAGTCAAAGAGTACAAAGTGGAAATTCTGAATCCTCCTAGGGAAGGGAAAAAGCTGTTGGTACTTGATGTTGATTACACACTGTTTG ACCATAGGTCATGTGCAGAAACTGGGGTAGAGTTAATGAGGCCATACCTTCATGAATTCCTGACGTCTGCATATGAAGATTATGATATTGTAATTTGGT CTGCTACTAATATGAAGTGGATTGAAGCTAAAATGAAA gagctgggagtgagtaCAAATGCAAACTACAAGATAACCTTCATGTTGGACAGTGCTGCCATGATAACGGTGCACACTCCAAGGAGAGGACTAATAGAT GTGAAACCTCTTGGTGTTATATGGGGCAAATTTTCGGAATTTTACAACAAGAAAAATACTATCATGTTTGATGATATTGGACGAAACTTTCTAATGAACCCACAAAATGGACTAAAG ATAAGACCCTTTATGAAAGCACATTTAAATCGGGATAAAGACAAGGAGCTTTTAAAGCTTACTCAGTACCTCAAAGAAATAGCAAAATTAGATGACTTTTTGGAACTGAATCACAAACACTGGGAAAG gTACCTTTCAAAGAAGCAAGGACAATAG